CTGAACGGGCAGCTCGGTCCATGTGGGCTCCGCGCCGTCGACGTGGGAGGCGTACGCCGACATCATGTCGGTGGCGAGCGGTGCGATCGACGCACCATCCGCGCTGATGTGATGGATCGACAGCACCAACACGTGGTGCGCGTCGTCCAGACGCAACAGAGCTGCGCGGACGGGGAGGTCGTGCACCACGTCGAACCCGCGACCGGTCACCCCGGCGACGGCATCGCCCAGGTCGCCGACAACGTCGACGACTGTCATCTCGATGCGCGCCACCGCCGTCTCCGCGTCGACGACAACTTGGACCGGACCGTCACCGACCAGCGGATACACCGTCCGCAACGCTTCGTGACGTCTCACGACGTCACCGAGCGCGGCGCGCATCGCGGATACGTCGAGAAGCCCGTCTAGACGCAGTGCCATCGCGATGTTGTACGCGGCGGACTCGGGGTCGTTCTGGTTGACGAGCCACATCGAGCGTTGGGTGCCCGAGGTCGGGACCGGTGCGGTGTCGGTCCTTCGCCGCAGCGGTTCGTCTGTCCCGAACTCGGCACCCGCGAGGAAGGCCGCAAGCTGAGCGGCCGTCGGGTTGTCGAATACGTCGCGGAGCGCGATTCTGCGTCCGCGGAGGGAGCCGAGTCGCCCGCTGACGGCGACAGCGGACAACGACGTTCCACCGATGTCGAAGAAACTCTCGGTGACACTCACACGATCGACGCCGAGTTCAGTCGCGAACACCTCGGCGACCAGCCGTTCGGCGTCGTCCCGTGGCGCGACGAATTCACGCCCCGCAGAGAAGTCGACCGCAGGAAGAGCCGCGCGGTCGACCTTACCGACCGCGTTTGTCGCAAAAGCGTCGACCGGGACGACGGTGTGCGGAACCAGGTGGGAAGGAAGCACATCCGTGGCGTGTGCGCGCAGTCCTTCCAGATCGAGGTCGACGCCGTCCCGTGGAGCGACGTACGACACCAGCACGGTGCCACCGGACGGCCCGTCCATTCCGACGGTCAATGCCGCGGCGACGTCCGGATGAGAGGTCAGAGCGCCGTCGACCTCGCCCGGTTCGACGCGCATGCCGCGGAGTTTCAGCTGGAAGTCGGTACGTCCGAGGTACCGTAGGCTTCCGTCGGACAGTCGCGTGACTCGATCACCCGTCCGGTACATCCTGGTGCCCGGTTGTCCGAACGGCGCGGCGACGAACCTGCTGGTGGTGAGGTCCGGGCGATCGAGGTAGCCCAGGGCCAGCTGGTCGCCCGTCAGGTAGAGCTCGCCGGAGACTCCTACCGGGACCGGCCGAAGTCCCCCGTCGAGCACTAGCGCGCCGACGCCGGGGACGACATCGCCGATCGTCACCTCGTCACCGCCGCGCAGCGGCCCCGCGGCCGTCGCCCAGATCGTCGACTCCGTCGGACCGTACAGGTTGAAGAACCGCCGCCCCGCGGACGCCCAGCGTTCCACCAGGTCCGGGGGGCATGCCTCCCCCACGCTGATCACCGTCTGCAGGCTGGGAAGCGTCGCGGGGTCGAGGCCCGCCATCACCGACGGCGTCATCACCGCGTGAGTGACTGCGCCTCGGGAGATCACGTCGACGAGTTCGTCGCCCGCGAACACTTCCGGAGGGCTCACAACGAGGGCCGCTCCGGAGCACAGAGCCATCGTGATCTCGAATACCGACGCATCGAAACTCTGCGCCGCGACCTGCAACACCGAACTCGCCTGGTCGAGGCCGAGGATCGCACGCTGGTTCTCGATCAGGTTGGCCAGACCCCGATGACTGACGACCGCCGCCTTCGGTTTGCCCGTCGATCCGGACGTGTAGATGAGGTATGCGACATCGTCTGCCCGGACTGCGCGACGCAACTCGCCCGGTGCGACCGCAGCGTCGGGTCCGGTGATGTCCGGGCCCATGATCGGGAGCCAGTCGACGGTACCGACCGGGGACGAACCAAGCCCGAGGATCGCACCCGAGTCGGCGAGTATCTCCACTCGACGTTCATCGGGCAGTGCCGGATCGACGCTCACGAAAGCGGCGCCGGTCCGCGTCACCGCGACCAATCCGACCACCGCTGCGACACTGCGCGGCTCGCTGACGGCGATCACATCTCCCGGTCCGACGCCCCGGTCGAGAAGTGTCCGTGCCAGACGATGTGATGCCGCGTCGAACTCAGCGCGAGTCAGGCTCACTGTCCCGTCCGACACCGCGCCCGGTGTCGTGGCCCCGTGAAGATCCCAGAGTTCCCCGAGCGGGACCGCGGCGACTGCCGGGCTCGCCGACCGGGTGAGCGCAGCGAAGGACCGCTGGTCGACGATGTCGAACGCGCCGACCGGCACCTCGAGCGAGGCGTCGACGAACTGACCGAGCACCCGCAGTACTGCTCTGCCGAACCACCGGGCGGTGGCCTCATCGAACAGGTCCGTCGCGTAGGAGATCTCGAATGCGAGTTCGTCGGCCCTCTCGACGACGGTCACGGACACGTCGTACTTGGCCGCAGGCACTCGGGCGTCGAGGATCTCGAATCCCGTGGTGTCGCCGGCGAAAGCAGACGCCGTGTCGGTGAGCATCGTCAGACCGACCTGGAAGAGCGGGGTGTGCGCGGCGGATCGTGCCGGCGCGAGCGCCTCCACCACTTTTTCGAAGGGCACCGTCGCCCGGGCCATCGCGCGGGCACGGACTCGGTGCGCATCGCGTAGGAAGTCGCCGAGCACTGTTCGTTCGGAGACTCGTGTGCGCAGCACCACGGTGTCGATGAACATGCCGACGAGCCTGTTCAGCCTGTCGTCTCGCCGGCCGTCTACGGCGACGCCGACGGCGATGTCCGATGTTCCGCTGCATCGGGCGAGTACAACCGCTATCGCGGCGTGGATCACCGAGAAAGGGGTGACGCCCGCGGTCTTCGCGAGGTCTCGGACGCCGTTCGTCAAGACTCCGTCGGAGATGAGGTCGACGTAGCCGCCGCGTCCGCTGGCGACCGCAGGTCGCGGACGATCGGTCGGGAGCGGCAGCAATTCGGGTAGGTCGGCGAGTTCGACGCGCCAGAAGTCGAGGTCGTCGGCGACGGTCGTCGAGCCCACCCCGGCGAGATGCTCCTCCTGCCACAGCGCATAGTCGGCGTACTGGAGGCCATCCGCGTCGAGATCGGGCGCATGACCGGCCCGCCGGGCGGCGTAAGCGGCCCCGAGGTCGCTGATCAGCGGAATCAACGACTGTCCGTCTGCCGCGATGTGATGGACGACGACGACGAGCACGTACCCGCGGTCGTCACGGATCAGTCGCGCTCGAAACCCGGCTTCTACCGTGAGGTCGAATCCGGCGTCGGCGATCGCCCTGATCGCGACGTCGATGTCGTCGACCTCGGTCGGCCGCATGTCGATCGCCCGGCGGACGCTCGAGACGTCGTCGATCACTTGGACCTGTGTCCCGTCGTCGACGGTCACGAACCGCGTCCGAAGAATTTCGTGGCGGCTCACGACATCGCGGACCGCCTCGGCGAGCGCGTCGACTGCGACGTCGTTTCCGAGTCGAACGGCTCCGGGCATGTTGTAGGTCGCCGACGTCGGATCGATCTGGTTGACCAACCACAGTCGAGACTGCGCCGTCGACAGCGGGATCCGACTCGGTCGGGGATCGATTCGCACGAGCGGTGAGTCGGCGTCGTGGTCCGTGTGGATCGCACCAGCGGCCAGTTCTGCGAGATCCGCGGCCTCGAACACGTCGGTCAGTCGGAGGTCCACACCGAGACCGTCACGCGCCCGCGTGACGAGCCGTGCGGCGACGAGCGAATTGCCGCCCAATTCGAAGAGGTTGTCACGACGGCCCACTTGATCGACCCCGAGGACGTCCGCGATGATTCCCGCGAGTTCCATCTCTATCTCGGTCTGGGGCGGCTCGTACGCCGCCGTCCTCAGCACTGGCGCCGGGAGTGCACGTCGGTCGGTCTTACCGGACGAGTTGAGTGGGAAATCGTCGAGCACCACTACCGCGGTGGGCACCATGTGCGACGGCAGCCTCCGCCGACTCCACGCGAGGAGCTCGGGCTCCGCGGTGGTCGCCGAACCGACCTTCACGTAACCGACGAGCGTCGGTGTGGCCGCGACGTCGGCTCGGACGACTGCGACGGCCGCGTCGACGGCCGGGTGATCGACGAGGACGGCCTCGACTTCACCGAGTTCAACACGCTGGCCTCGGATCTTCACCTGGAAGTCGGTACGGCCGAGATAGTCCAGGCCGCCTTCCGCGTTCCACCGAACGAGGTCGCCCGTCCGATACATCCGAGTCCCGGACGGTCCCGTCGGGCACGCGACGAACCGTTCACTCGTGAGTCCCGTGCGCCCCACGTACCCGTGTGCGAGTTGTACGCCGGTCAGATACAGCTCACCGGGCACCCCCGGCGGAACCGGAACCAAGCGGTCGTCGAGGACGAGCGCCCCGGTGTTGGGCACCGGGGTCCCGATCGGCGGCATCGTCACACCGTGTGCCACACGGTGTTCGGTGACGTCGACGGCCGCCTCCGTCGGGCCGTACAGATTGACGAGGTCGACGGTTCCGCCGCTGAGCACCTGGTCGGCCGTGTTTCCGGTAAGTGCTTCGCCCGAAGTGAAGATCCGTCGAACGGTGTCGGGAAACAGCGTCTCGTCCATCGGCCTGGATGCGCGGTCGTCGAGATAAACGTCGAGCATCGACGGCACGAAGTGCAGCACCGTCACACTCTCCTCCGACATCACCCGATTGAGATAGATCGGGTCGCGATGCCCGTCCGGCTTCGCGATCACGATCGTCGCGCCCACTGCAAGCGGCCAGAACAGCTCCCATACGGACACGTCGAACGTGTACGGCGTCTTGTACAGAACGTTGTCGTCCGCTGTCAGCGGGTAATGCTCTTCGGTCCAGGCGAGGCGGTTGATCACCGCGTCGTGTGGCACCTGCACGCCCTTCGGGACACCGGTTGAGCCCGAGGTGAAGATGACGTACGCGGCGGCGTTCCCCGGAACCGACACCGTGTCGA
This genomic window from Gordonia sp. PDNC005 contains:
- a CDS encoding non-ribosomal peptide synthetase, producing MSETSSGAAGPMLPLTAAQRGMWFAENMSPDYSVNVCQYLDIRDRDRSLDIELLIRIHDESARELQSAYTRIVDIDGTPMQTVDYSMHFTLEVLDMRTAEDPVAEALEWMNTDYRRPVELLATTSLARSVLIRIEDGRAFWYLRGHHVLLDGYAALNSTLRMVERYNASVAGEDFQPKPHADLAELVDDDIAYSTGSRRDRDRAYWVERAADLPERVTLAQHAATAPLSPINLVAGRMINETFQQRLAELAAEQSSSLAVLLTAGFSAYLARMTGTDEVVLSVPVTGRSTAKTKRASGMVSNMLPVRASAAADASLHELIAQIQLELTGVLRHQRYRFEDIRLDAGMRDAATASFGPIVNMVFFDKPIAITGADVEYHILSSGILEDLRVNFYQASPTAPVFVDLHGNPHLYTESELAVHVDRFLAFFERAVACPETSIGEVDLLLPADVAALERNSSGPAVDYSSAGRNLLERFERRVAENPDAVALRFDGTQLTYAEFDLRRRRLAGRLVADGVRPGDRVVVSLDRGIDQLAAVYAVVTVGAAYVPVDPTHPQDRRDLVTNASEAVIVIDPDFVLGSRRHRPVDTVSVPGNAAAYVIFTSGSTGVPKGVQVPHDAVINRLAWTEEHYPLTADDNVLYKTPYTFDVSVWELFWPLAVGATIVIAKPDGHRDPIYLNRVMSEESVTVLHFVPSMLDVYLDDRASRPMDETLFPDTVRRIFTSGEALTGNTADQVLSGGTVDLVNLYGPTEAAVDVTEHRVAHGVTMPPIGTPVPNTGALVLDDRLVPVPPGVPGELYLTGVQLAHGYVGRTGLTSERFVACPTGPSGTRMYRTGDLVRWNAEGGLDYLGRTDFQVKIRGQRVELGEVEAVLVDHPAVDAAVAVVRADVAATPTLVGYVKVGSATTAEPELLAWSRRRLPSHMVPTAVVVLDDFPLNSSGKTDRRALPAPVLRTAAYEPPQTEIEMELAGIIADVLGVDQVGRRDNLFELGGNSLVAARLVTRARDGLGVDLRLTDVFEAADLAELAAGAIHTDHDADSPLVRIDPRPSRIPLSTAQSRLWLVNQIDPTSATYNMPGAVRLGNDVAVDALAEAVRDVVSRHEILRTRFVTVDDGTQVQVIDDVSSVRRAIDMRPTEVDDIDVAIRAIADAGFDLTVEAGFRARLIRDDRGYVLVVVVHHIAADGQSLIPLISDLGAAYAARRAGHAPDLDADGLQYADYALWQEEHLAGVGSTTVADDLDFWRVELADLPELLPLPTDRPRPAVASGRGGYVDLISDGVLTNGVRDLAKTAGVTPFSVIHAAIAVVLARCSGTSDIAVGVAVDGRRDDRLNRLVGMFIDTVVLRTRVSERTVLGDFLRDAHRVRARAMARATVPFEKVVEALAPARSAAHTPLFQVGLTMLTDTASAFAGDTTGFEILDARVPAAKYDVSVTVVERADELAFEISYATDLFDEATARWFGRAVLRVLGQFVDASLEVPVGAFDIVDQRSFAALTRSASPAVAAVPLGELWDLHGATTPGAVSDGTVSLTRAEFDAASHRLARTLLDRGVGPGDVIAVSEPRSVAAVVGLVAVTRTGAAFVSVDPALPDERRVEILADSGAILGLGSSPVGTVDWLPIMGPDITGPDAAVAPGELRRAVRADDVAYLIYTSGSTGKPKAAVVSHRGLANLIENQRAILGLDQASSVLQVAAQSFDASVFEITMALCSGAALVVSPPEVFAGDELVDVISRGAVTHAVMTPSVMAGLDPATLPSLQTVISVGEACPPDLVERWASAGRRFFNLYGPTESTIWATAAGPLRGGDEVTIGDVVPGVGALVLDGGLRPVPVGVSGELYLTGDQLALGYLDRPDLTTSRFVAAPFGQPGTRMYRTGDRVTRLSDGSLRYLGRTDFQLKLRGMRVEPGEVDGALTSHPDVAAALTVGMDGPSGGTVLVSYVAPRDGVDLDLEGLRAHATDVLPSHLVPHTVVPVDAFATNAVGKVDRAALPAVDFSAGREFVAPRDDAERLVAEVFATELGVDRVSVTESFFDIGGTSLSAVAVSGRLGSLRGRRIALRDVFDNPTAAQLAAFLAGAEFGTDEPLRRRTDTAPVPTSGTQRSMWLVNQNDPESAAYNIAMALRLDGLLDVSAMRAALGDVVRRHEALRTVYPLVGDGPVQVVVDAETAVARIEMTVVDVVGDLGDAVAGVTGRGFDVVHDLPVRAALLRLDDAHHVLVLSIHHISADGASIAPLATDMMSAYASHVDGAEPTWTELPVQYTDFAAWQAERLAAVGADGRTLADRQLDFWQDALDDAPASLDLPTDRTRPTQPSFAGSAVDFSIDHRVMRALDDIAAARGASVFMVAHAAFAVLLSRLAGQHDVVIGTPYAGRNHPLVERLVGMFVNTLALRTRVEPGERFIDVLDRVRVADLAAMANSDVAFDDIVERLSVDRAGGRTSLFQAMFVFQNLQFPVVEMAGVTVSPEDERLTSAKVDVQLTLFPSDPKLPSDPKHHEEADGVRGQLIYATELFDEATAESMVDRFLHVVAAVAADPEVIVGDIELDDRPEPVVEEESQRSLAELVAEAATATPSAVAAELDGTAVTFGDIGSTIEALEGAMPGTDRDSLLTMTVMSLLPTVSAGGPDALGGVLAMLRENAAPADAR